The nucleotide sequence TCCTCTATAATGATTTGACGCTCCACTTCTTTGCGCTCCCTTTCAGAAACAAAGGCCATTCGCAGGGCTTCTTGCTCCGCTTCAAGCTTTCTTTCAATTGACTCGCTTATCCGCCTAGGAAGCTGGATGTTTTTTAAGAGTACTTGTTCAATAATAAAGCCTTTAGGCTCTAAAACTTTCGCCATACGTTCTTGAATGGCAATTTCTATTTGTGCCCTTTTTGCACTGTGCATGTCTTTGGCATCATATTGTGAACAGATGTCTGCCGCTGCTGATCTGTATACTGGGAGTATAAGATCTATTTCATAATTTAGACCGGTTTCCTTTAAAATTTTTGGTGCTTCAGCGGCTTTTAAGCTATACAGTATAGAGCTTTCTGATTGAATGGTAAGCCCTTCACGTGATGGTAAGCTCTCGTTGATGTTTACATTTTTTGTTCTTACATACACCCTAACTACTTTGGTTGTAAAAGGGTTGAATACTACGGTTCCAGGTTCTTTAGACACATTGTCCAGTTTTCCTAGTCTTCTTTTGACCGCTACTTGATCAGGCATGACTACTGCGCAGCTAGTAAGAAGAGAAGTGACTAATACGGCGATTAATAGTGAACGGATGATATTTTTCATAATCGTGCTTTTAAGTGGTAAAAAAATAACATAATGGCAATCTTCTGCAAACTGTGTTTTGTTTGTTAGATTGCTTCTTTTACCGATCATGCAATAACTTTGCCAGTTTTTAAAGCTGTAGTGGTTATAGCGTTTAATTTGCTTAAACAGTGGTTTGCAAACTGCCCGAGACAAACCTGTCTTTTCCACAGAGGTCTTTAATGATTTTTATATCAGAAAAACCGGCTTTTTTAAGTTCATTAGCGGTTTCTTTCCCAAATTGTGCATTTATTTCAAAATACAGGCACCCGCCAGGTTTTAGTTTCTCGGAGGCCTCTTGGGTTATCCTTTTATAGAAAAGTAGCGGATTGTCATTAGGTACGAAAAGTGCTGTGGCAGGTTCATGGTCCAGCACATTCTTTTCCATTTGTCCTTTTTCTGCCTCGGTGACGTAAGGGGGATTGCTGACTATAATATCAAAAGGTTGTGGAAGGGGGGCTTTTAATATATCATGAAGTATAAATTGGACTTGAACATGGTTTAGATCGGCGTTTTTTTTGGCTGTTTCAAGAGCCGTTTTGCTAAAGTCGGTAGCGGTAACTTTGGATTGTGGGAGTTCGGCGGCCAAGGTTATGGGTATACAGCCGGAACCGGTTCCTATATCGCAAATTTCAAGGTTGGGTTTGTTTTTGTGTTGCTGGATCATCAGGTTTACCAGTTCTTCTGTTTCTGGACGTGGAATCAGAGTGGAAGGGTTTACCAGAAACCTCCTTCCATAAAACTCAGTTTCGCCAAGGATATATTGCAATGGCTCTTCTTGGTTAAGCCTGGTTATGATTTCTTTGGGGATGACTACGGATTCTGAAAGTGCTTTGTCAACTAGTATATCTTTTTTCTCAATTCCTCCAAAATGCTCCAAAAGCACATAGGCAATGGCTTTTTTTTCATTTTCATCGGGCAATTGTAAGGCTGAATATGTTGAATCAAATAGTTTTTTTGCTGTATTTCCCACTGGAACTATCTATTTTAGCTTTTCAAATATAAGAATACTTATGGATCAGGATAAGGTTTTTATGCAAAGGGCGCTTGAGCTAGCTGTAAAAGGAGCCGGCAACGTAAGCCCCAATCCCATGGTAGGGTGTGTAATTGTTAAAGATAAAAGGATTATAGGAGAAGGTTGGCATCAAAAATATGGAGAAGCTCATGCTGAGGTAAATGCGATCAATAGTGTTAGACATAAACAAGACCTTATGGGAGCCACTTTGTACGTAACACTTGAGCCATGCTCTCATTATGGCAAAACGCCTCCCTGTGCTGATTTAATTGTTCAGTATCCTTTTTCAAGGGTTGTGGTGGCGAGTGCCGACCCTAATCCTTTGGTGTGTGGCAAAGGCAACGATAAGATAAAAGCAGCAGGTATTGAGGTGGATACAGGCGTATTGGAAGATAAAGCAGATGAAATTAATAAGCGCTTCTTTACCTATATCAATAAAAAGCGACCATACATTATTTTTAAATGGGCAGAAACAGCTGATGGTTTTATTGCAAGGTCTAACTATGATTCAAAGTGGATCAGTAATTCTTATTCGCGGATGTTGGTGCACAAGTGGCGCTCAGAAGAGGATGCCATTATGGTAGGTACCCGCACAGCATTTTATGATGACCCTAAGTTAAATGTCAGGGACTGGTATGGAAAAGATCCGATCAAGGCATTGATTGATCGCAAACTCAAAATATCAGATAATGCCGCTATGTTTGGATCAGGGCTCACTTATGTATACAATTCAATAAAGGATGAGGAGCATGACCATAAAAGGTATGTCAAAATCAGTGGGCAGGAGCCTTTTTTGTACTATGTAATGCAGGATTTATATAAACGCAATGTACAGTCTGTCTTTGTAGAGGGGGGGAGCGGTTTGTTTAAAGCCCTCGTTGATTGCAACCTGTGGGATGAAGCTAGGATATTTAAAGGGGCAGCGTTTTTTGGCGAAGGGATAGCAGCTCCCCGTTTAAGAGGAGAAACGGTAACCATTGACGACGTCGCAGGTGATGAACTGAGAATAATTCGTAACCTTATAGCTTAATTTAAAGAGGGTTTCATTTAGGTTAGTAAATGACCTAAAACCTGATAGTGTTTTTTTCGTTAACAAAGTGCTAAGGTATGTAGTATTATCACCGGTATATTAAACCTGAAATATGCAATAGAACTTTCTATTACGTAGCAAAATAACTTCAAATCAGTCGTCTCGCTCACATTTGGGTGGGCAAAGCATAGCGCTGCTATGCTTTGCCACCCCAATGTGCTGATTTATTGTTTATTTGCCTCTCATGACGAAATCTATTGAGTAATTCAGGTTAAATCAGCTTTTGATGCAAGAATTTCTTGAAAATTCTTTTTTGGCAGGGTTATGGCTGGTTTATCATTAACCTTGTTTATAAGCTGACTTGGATCATTATATAGAAAATTGAATGCAAAAGATATTAACATCATTTTTGAGGAAGTTGACAAACTTAAGCAGTTCCAATAGATCGCTTCTTTTGTTACGTTTGTCTGCTCAGCAGGATATTGATCTACATACTTTTGACTTTCTCTATAAAAACACGCCTTCTTTTACATTAATTGACCAATTGATAGCTGGTAAGGCGAAAATTCCATTGTGTGATGTGGCTGATAGCAGAGAAGAGCGGGTAAATAATGCCAGCCGTAGGCTGAGGATGGTCATGAGACGGGACAATTTTATCTATGAAGAGCGAGGGGGGAAAGACTTGTATGTTGGCTGGCCTTTTGTGCAAGGGCGGTTCAATGACGGTACATTGGTCAGATGTCCTTTGATGTTTTTTCCTGTGGAATTGCAAATTTCAGGTAATCAATGGCTGATGGTTCAGAGAGAAGGAGAAAGCGCATCGCTAAACAAATCTTTTCTGTTGGCTTATGCCTATTTTAATCAGGTTGCATTAGATGAAAATTTAATTGAAACGTCTATAAGTGATTTTGGTTCAGAAAGCCAGATGTTTAGGACTAAGCTTTATGAATTGCTCAAAGAAAGTCCACTGGAAATTAATTTTAACCAAGATTTATTTATAGATAAGCTTGTTGATTTTAAGCAATTTAAAAAGCCCGATTTTGAAGAAGGTTCTGCCAATGGTGAGCTTAAACTTCTTCCTGAAGCTGTTTTGGGTATTTTCCCTCAGGCCGATTCTTGGCTGGTTCCTGACTACGAGCAAATCATTGATAACAATAACTTTAAAGATCTCGAAGACTTTTTTGTTTCCAGAACAAATATTGATGATAAAGGTGGCACGGGTTTTCACTTCCTGAGCAAAATTAAAGAAGAGCAGTTTTTTACGCCGTATAAAATGGACGCTTCTCAGGAAAATGCCATTAAAGCAGTAAAAAAAGGTAATTCTGTAGTAGTGCAGGGACCTCCCGGTACTGGTAAATCTCAGATGATCTGTAATCTGATTGCTGATTCTATTGCTACCGGAAAGCGGGTTCTTTTAGTGTGTCAAAAAAGGGCTGCCCTTGATGTGGTTTACAAAAGATTGCAAGCGTATGAACTTACCGACTTTGTAGGGCTGGTACATGATTTTAAGAATGATAGAAGGGCTATTTATCAAAAGATTCATCATCAAACTGAGCGGCTGAGTGAGTATAAGTATAAGAACAACAGCTTGGATTCAATCTTTCTTGAAAGGCAGTTTTTGCAAACCAGCAGGCAGATTGACCAGGTTACTGAAGAACTTGAAGAGTTCAGGCAGGCCTTGTACGACGACAAAGAGTTTGGACTATCTGTTAAAGAGCTTTACCTAAATAGTGACCCAGAAGAACGTCATATACCTTTAAAGCAGGAGTTTCGGCATTTTAAATCTGGAGATCAGGATGCATTTGTAAGGAAAATTCATGCATGGTTTCCTTATGCTGAAAGGTTTAGAAGGTTTGAATACCTGTGGAACGACAGGGTGTCTTTTAAGGATTTTGCACTGTCAGACCAAAAAGAAATTTTAAGGCTTTTAGATTATATTCCGTTTTTTCAGGCAGAACTAGCTGATAATCTTAGGGAAGTACTGGATACACCTTTGGATTTTGAAGAATGTGAGTGGCTAAATGACAGAAGGGACAAAGCAGAGCAACTGCTTGAGCTTGTAGACGATCCTGCAGTTTACGAGTTTTTGCAGTTTGTACTTAATAAACAGACAGATATAAACTGGTTTCTTATTCGTGAGAAACAGGTTATGGAGTGTTTTAAAGGAGAGGACTTAGAAAAATCCATTGAGTCTTCACAGTTGGTTGTGGTGCGGGAGGCAGTGGAAAAAGCTTTTCAGGCCCGTAAACAACCGCATAAATGGCTGTATTGGCGTTTGTTCTCTAAAGATCGTTTTTTGTTGAAAAGGGTTTTTGTGGCTAATGGCTTGGAGTGGAACAGAGAAGGGTTTGAGAAAATTCTCCAGCGGTTAGACAACCGTATGAACCTGGAGCATAATATTACAGAGATGAACGAGGCGGTATGGCTATTGGATGTTCCAGAAGACAAAAACATGCATACCATGGAGGAGTGGATGCACCGACAACACCTTGCCTTGGCTGCCAAAGAAATTTTGCTTGAGCTGAGGGTACTTAAGGATTATCTTAATATTCCTTCTACGTCTCAGAAAGACTTTGTAAAGGCTATAAAAAGAGTCTTGACGCTTGTGAACAAAGTGCCCCAGGAAAAAACGCACTGGTTGAAGTATTTTACAGGTAGGCAGATTAGTAAGATTCTTGCAGACTATGAATACCCGCTTCAGCTAGCAGCAGCATTGAAAAAAGACTTCGATTCATTGGCTGAGTTTGATAAAATTACGGCAGAGATGCCTAGCCATGAACTGAGTGTCATGGAAAAATTATTTGATGAAGTAAAGGACGGAGGTGCTTCCTGTGCGGAAAAATTGTTTATCAATAGCTTACACTTAGAATGGATAGAGCAAATTGAGTCTAAGTATCCTGTATTGCGGATGGTGTCTTCGTTGAAAATGGAGCAGGCTGAAAAAGGGCTTCAGGATGCGGTGAAGGAAAAAATAAAGCTGAGCCGCGAGATTCTTTTAATGAAAGCCCGTGAAAGGACGTATGCCAATGCCAGTTATAACCGCCTGAACAATATGGTCACTTACCGGGATTTGGCACACCAGGTGAGCAAAAAGAAGCGTATTTGGCCGATTCGAAAGCTGGTTTCTGCTTTCTCTGAGGAACTTTTTGAGCTTATGCCATGTTGGATGGCGTCACCTGAAACTGTTTCGGCTATATTCCCTATGGAGCAATTGTTTGACTTGGTCATTTTTGATGAGGCTTCGCAATGTTATGCAGAAAAGGGGATCCCGGCGATGTATAGAGGACGGCAAATAGTAGTAACTGGCGATGACAAGCAATTAGCGCCTAATGATATGTATCAAGTGAGGTGGGATGAAGAAGAAGACGACACACCAGAATTGGCCGTAGATTCTCTTCTTGATTTGACTTCTAAATATTTAATGCAGGTGCAACTTATGGGGCACTATCGTAGCCGTTCGCCTGAATTGATCAGTTTCTCTAACCAAAACTTTTATCGAAACACTTTAAAATTGTTGCCTGATGTAAGGGTTGTGAATGACGAAGCGCCTGCTATTGAATATGTGAAAGTTGATGGCTTGTGGGAAAACAGCATTAATAGTGAAGAAGCTGATAAAGTAGTGGAACTGGCGTCTGCTTATTTTGAGAATAGTGAGCAGTCCGTGGGGATTGTTACTTTTAACTATAAGCAACAAAGCTATATTAGGGACTTGTTAGATGAGTGGGCTATTAAAAACAAAAAGACTGTTCCAGAGAGTTTATTTGTTAAAAATATTGAAAATGTCCAAGGTGATGAAAGGGATGTAATTATCTTTTCTGTTGGGTATGCGCCTGATAAAAATGGAAGATTTGCTATGCAGTTTGGTAGTCTAAATGCGGAGAAAGGGGAAAACAGGCTGAATGTAGCAGTGACCCGTGCACGGCATAAAATATTTTTGGTAAGTAGTATTTTGCCGAACCAACTGAAGGTAGACCATGTGAAGAATTTAGGGCCTAAATTGCTTAAAGACTATCTCCAATATGCTTGGGAGGTTTCAAATGGGAATTATAAGCCTAAAGGACAAGAGACGGATATTAACAGAGGTGACTGGTATTTGAGGAAAAGACTTTTGGATGTAAGGACAGAAAAAGACCCAGAACTTCTTGACGATATGCCTTTTGCAGATCTTTCTGTTAAGGCGAACAACAGGTATGTAGGCTTGCTGCTAACAGATGACAATATTTACCATCAGGCGCTTTCTGTAAAAGATTTCCATGCATACGCTCATTTGTCAATGAAAGAGAAAAAATGGAAAGTACGCAAAGTGTTTAGTCGACAGTTCTGGGACAGTAAAACCCAAACCATGGATCAGATAAGGAAAGCTTTTAATGCTGAATAGGATTACCCATTTAAGTTTCTAGGAAGTAATAAGTTTTTTTTGTATGATAAAATGCTTTATACGACCATTCCTTAAATGGCGGTATGTGCCATTGTTAGAAAATTAGGCGGCCATTGATGAAATTGCGTTAAGAACTTTATAACCATGGAGCGGCCAAAAAATTTGCTGTTTGAGCCCGACGCAAGGAGGGTGAGTTTCAAATTTTTTAGCGTAATGGTTAATAAAGTTTAGCAAATTTCATCACAGGCCTTGACTTTTTTGCTTACTTTTTTTGTCCAAGAAAAAAAGTAAGGCCCTGCCGGCGAGGCAAAAAGTAACTAAGCTAGCCTATGTAAGCTAATAAAGCATAAGATATCTAAATGGGTAACCCTAATGCTGAAAATTAAAATATTTACTTTCTACGTTTTTCTTAAGAATCTTATTTGCCCTTGCGCCATTGACAATAAACATAACGGTTTTAAGGGATATCCTGAAAACCTTAAATATAAAGTGTCGCGCATAGGTAGTCTGCCTGAAGAGGTGCCAGAATCGTCAGGATTGGCCTTGGCCTATGCAAGTGAAGATTCTATTGTTTTGTATACCCACAACGACAGTGGCGGCGAGCCTTATTTGTTTAAGATTACCAAACAAGGAAAGCTGCTCGATTCATATAAGATCTCTGGGGCGGTAAACCACGACTGGGAAGACCTGGCGCAAGACTCGTTAGGCAATATTTACATAGGAGATTTTGGAAACAACTTCCACAAACGCAAGGATCTCGTTATCTATAAAGTGCCAGCAGGACTGGACGGCAAAGCAGAAAAGATTCAGTTTTCCTATAAAAACCAAGAAGCGTTCCCTCCTCCAAAAAAAGAAAGAAACTTTGACTGTGAAGCTTTTTACTGGTACCAAGACAGCCTCTATTTATTCTCAAAGAATTGGGGCGATAAAAATGTGAAACTGTATAGTTTATCTGACCAGGCGGGATCGTATATTGCAGCACCTATTGACAGTGCCAGGTTGGGAAGCATGATCACTGCGGCAGATATTAATCCTGATGGTAGTTTGTTCGCTTTGCTGGGTTATGGAAGGGTTTATGTATATGGCGTCGGGGAAGAGGGAATAGATTTTTCAGTACCTGCCCTTTGCCAAAGGTTCCCTCGTTCTAAACAGGCTGAGGGATTGGTATTTATCAACAAAACCGATTTTATTGTGTCTAATGAACAAGGGCAGATGTTCTTGTTTGAGCAAAAGAAACAAAAGGAGAAATAATATAGGCAGTCAGTATCGAACTTTGTTATTTATTTCTAAAAGTCAGATATTGCTTCAGGGTCTTCTGGAGCCTTGTTTTTATCGCCTGGTTTTATGATTTCAAATTCAACCCTTCTGTTAATCTGCCTGTCCGCTTCGGTTTTTTCTTCTACCAGTGGTTTTTGACTTCCAAAGCCCAAAGCTTCAATCCTATCTCTGTCTACCTTGCCTTTCTCAACAATATATTCTTTAATAGACTGAGCCCTTTGCTTGGAAAGTTGGAGGTTATGGTCTGCGTTTCCTTTAGAGTCTGTATGGCCAGAGATCTTAAGCTTAAAGGTAGGGTGGTCTACAATAAAGTCTACCACTTTATTTAAGTCCGCTTCCATCTTCGGTAATATTTTGGACTTTCCTGGTTCGAACTCAAGAGATGCAAACTTCCATTTGTTGTATTTGATGGATGGGGTTTTTATATCATAGTTTACATCCCCATCAAGGAAGAACTTTTCTTCAATCCTGAAAAAATCGTCACCTTGTATGACAAGCAGGTATTCGTTTTGGTCTATTAGGTCAAACTCAAAAGACCCGTCTAGCTTGATAAACTTTGGCGCTACTTCTACACCATTTGTAATGTCAATGATAGATACAATCCCTTCAAACGATTCTCCTGAAATGGAGTCTTTCAAACTGCCAGAGAACTTTGTTGTGGCTAGGGGCTGAGCTTCCATGGGCAGAGGGAAAGAGTGGAGGTCTAGGTTGTCCGGGTTCTTTAACTCCGACTTTGCGTAAAAGAGGTCTTTAGATTTTGAATCAATAGTAAAGTAGTATTCGCTACCTTCTCCATTGACGAGCGGGCCAATGTTTTTTGGCTCCTGCCATTGTCCATTGATTCTTGTGGACTTATAAATATCGAAATTGCCAAAATTGACCAAATGACCTTTGGAGCTGAAATAAAGGACATGGTATTTGGGATGATAGAATGGGCTAACCTCATTTTCACGGGTGTTGATAACCGGTCCCATGTTTTTTGCTTTGGCCCAGGTGCCATTTGACTTTTTATAGGTGTACCAAATATCTGATAACCCAAAGCCGCCAGGCCTGTCTGATGCAAAGTACAAAGTATCTTCGGTATGAGAGAGTGTAGGTTGACTGTCCCAGTAGATTGTGTTTACATTTTCCCCTAAATTTTCAGGCTTGCCCCAAGTACCGTCCTCTTTCTTGTGGGTGACATAAATGTCGCAGTTGCCTATTACGTCTGCACAGTCGTATTGAAAGCCTGCTACCTTGCACCTCGTAAAATATAAGGTTTTGCCATCGCGGGAAATTGTTGCGGAACCTTCGTTGCATGCCGAGTTTACCGGGTGGTCAAAAGGTTCTGCCTCATCCCAAAAGCCATCGTAGTTTTTGCTATACCAAAGGTCTTCAGATTCTACAAGCTCTATTTTGCCTTGGCGTAACCTTTTCTTCCTTTTGGTAAATATCATCATGTCGCTCTGCACATTGATAGTGGGGCCGTAGTCTGGGTATTTGATATCATTTACCAATTCCCCCATATTCAAAAATACACTTTTAGGAGGCCTTAGGGTGTCAATGTTTCTCCTGTAGTCCACCAATTCGTAATATTCTTCCAAAGGCACATAAAAGTTTTTTTCAATATTCCTGTCCCAATTAGAAAAATACTGCTTGACTCGTTCATCCTCCCCTTTGTTTGGCGTGTTTTTTAAAGCGATGGTGTAAATAAACTTTGCCTTTTCTTTGTCTCCGGTAACTTCATAAAGTTGTCCCAGTTTCCAAAGCAAGCTGATGTCTCTTGAAAAGTTTTGAATACCAAAGTTACGTACATACTCCTCAAGTGCCGGAAGCAGCTTCTCAAGGTTCTCTTTTTCTTCCAGCTTTTTTATTTCTTTGTATTTCGACTGGTTGTGGTAATAAGGTGTTTTATTGATATTATGAAATGTAAACTGATGCTCAGCACTTATTTGGTTCAATGTTCCTTTTGAAGACAGAGAGGAGCTATGGTACTTGTTTCTCTTTTGCCCCAATACATTGGTAGAGGTGATGATCAGCAACAAGAGAATGAAAAAATATGACTTCTGTAAGAGATAATTTACCATTGGGTTGAAAGCTGCAAAAACTATTCCGTAATTGTATTAAAATTTTTCGCTGTATGGCCTAAATTTAACTAAATTAAATCATGCCAGCAATATTACTACGTATTTAAAAAAAATTAGTCGTAATATTGGCATAAGTCTTGTAATTATATAAATTATACCATTTCAATGAAGGATCTGGTAAATAATGATTTTTTTATGTCAAATTGGCATAACACTATTTTGTGGTAAATGAATAAGTCGAAGAAGGAATTGGAAAAAGAGAATAATCAGGATCTTTTGATCAGATTTATGGAATCTGACGGAGGAGACCTAATCCCTCTACTGTCTCCAGAAGAAGAGGAAAATTTAAACAAAATTGATATCCCTGAAAAACTTCCTATACTCCCGGTTAGAAATACGGTTTTGTTCCCAGGAGTAGTTATACCTGTTACTGTAGGAAGGCAAAAATCTATCCGCCTAGTAAAAAAAGCTTATGAAGGAGACCGAATAATAGGAGTAGTAGCTCAAAATACGCCTAATACAGAAGACCCTACTATCAATGATTTATATAAAGTAGGGACTGTGGCAAAAATTATTAGAATGCTCATTCTTCCTGATGGTAATACTACTATTATCATTCAAGGGCAGAAGCGTTTTGAAATAGAGGAAGTCCTGAAAGAGAAACCATTTATGGTTGCCAGGATCAAACAACTGGAAGAGCAATTTCCTCAAAAGAAGAAAAAAGAAATCAAAGCCCTTATTTCTTCTTTAAAAGATTCGGCTGCCAAGATACTGAAACTAAATCCTGAAATTCCCCAAGATGCGGAAGTTGCCCTGAACAACATAGAAAGCCCTGCCTTCCTGACACATTTCTTGTCGTCTAACTTAAATGTAGATGTGAAGGACAAGCAGATGCTTTTGGAAATCAACGATGGTATAGAACGGGCTACCCGGTTGCTAGAGTTTCTGCTCAAAGAGATTCAGATGCTCGAATTGAAATTTGAGATTCAGAGCAAAGTGCACTCCGATATAGACCAACAACAGCGTGATTATTATTTGCGTCAGCAAATCAAGGTAATTCAGGATGAGCTGGGGTATGAGTCTTC is from Cytophagaceae bacterium ABcell3 and encodes:
- a CDS encoding SPFH domain-containing protein, with the protein product MKNIIRSLLIAVLVTSLLTSCAVVMPDQVAVKRRLGKLDNVSKEPGTVVFNPFTTKVVRVYVRTKNVNINESLPSREGLTIQSESSILYSLKAAEAPKILKETGLNYEIDLILPVYRSAAADICSQYDAKDMHSAKRAQIEIAIQERMAKVLEPKGFIIEQVLLKNIQLPRRISESIERKLEAEQEALRMAFVSERERKEVERQIIIEEGNKQMAIIKAEGKKQAAIIEAQAEAEALEIQGQALKKYNLLVGNSLSPNLLKLKQIEAFQGLSQSQNSKLMIMDKETPIMNMFGGKD
- the prmC gene encoding peptide chain release factor N(5)-glutamine methyltransferase, with translation MGNTAKKLFDSTYSALQLPDENEKKAIAYVLLEHFGGIEKKDILVDKALSESVVIPKEIITRLNQEEPLQYILGETEFYGRRFLVNPSTLIPRPETEELVNLMIQQHKNKPNLEICDIGTGSGCIPITLAAELPQSKVTATDFSKTALETAKKNADLNHVQVQFILHDILKAPLPQPFDIIVSNPPYVTEAEKGQMEKNVLDHEPATALFVPNDNPLLFYKRITQEASEKLKPGGCLYFEINAQFGKETANELKKAGFSDIKIIKDLCGKDRFVSGSLQTTV
- the ribD gene encoding bifunctional diaminohydroxyphosphoribosylaminopyrimidine deaminase/5-amino-6-(5-phosphoribosylamino)uracil reductase RibD, whose product is MDQDKVFMQRALELAVKGAGNVSPNPMVGCVIVKDKRIIGEGWHQKYGEAHAEVNAINSVRHKQDLMGATLYVTLEPCSHYGKTPPCADLIVQYPFSRVVVASADPNPLVCGKGNDKIKAAGIEVDTGVLEDKADEINKRFFTYINKKRPYIIFKWAETADGFIARSNYDSKWISNSYSRMLVHKWRSEEDAIMVGTRTAFYDDPKLNVRDWYGKDPIKALIDRKLKISDNAAMFGSGLTYVYNSIKDEEHDHKRYVKISGQEPFLYYVMQDLYKRNVQSVFVEGGSGLFKALVDCNLWDEARIFKGAAFFGEGIAAPRLRGETVTIDDVAGDELRIIRNLIA
- a CDS encoding AAA domain-containing protein gives rise to the protein MQKILTSFLRKLTNLSSSNRSLLLLRLSAQQDIDLHTFDFLYKNTPSFTLIDQLIAGKAKIPLCDVADSREERVNNASRRLRMVMRRDNFIYEERGGKDLYVGWPFVQGRFNDGTLVRCPLMFFPVELQISGNQWLMVQREGESASLNKSFLLAYAYFNQVALDENLIETSISDFGSESQMFRTKLYELLKESPLEINFNQDLFIDKLVDFKQFKKPDFEEGSANGELKLLPEAVLGIFPQADSWLVPDYEQIIDNNNFKDLEDFFVSRTNIDDKGGTGFHFLSKIKEEQFFTPYKMDASQENAIKAVKKGNSVVVQGPPGTGKSQMICNLIADSIATGKRVLLVCQKRAALDVVYKRLQAYELTDFVGLVHDFKNDRRAIYQKIHHQTERLSEYKYKNNSLDSIFLERQFLQTSRQIDQVTEELEEFRQALYDDKEFGLSVKELYLNSDPEERHIPLKQEFRHFKSGDQDAFVRKIHAWFPYAERFRRFEYLWNDRVSFKDFALSDQKEILRLLDYIPFFQAELADNLREVLDTPLDFEECEWLNDRRDKAEQLLELVDDPAVYEFLQFVLNKQTDINWFLIREKQVMECFKGEDLEKSIESSQLVVVREAVEKAFQARKQPHKWLYWRLFSKDRFLLKRVFVANGLEWNREGFEKILQRLDNRMNLEHNITEMNEAVWLLDVPEDKNMHTMEEWMHRQHLALAAKEILLELRVLKDYLNIPSTSQKDFVKAIKRVLTLVNKVPQEKTHWLKYFTGRQISKILADYEYPLQLAAALKKDFDSLAEFDKITAEMPSHELSVMEKLFDEVKDGGASCAEKLFINSLHLEWIEQIESKYPVLRMVSSLKMEQAEKGLQDAVKEKIKLSREILLMKARERTYANASYNRLNNMVTYRDLAHQVSKKKRIWPIRKLVSAFSEELFELMPCWMASPETVSAIFPMEQLFDLVIFDEASQCYAEKGIPAMYRGRQIVVTGDDKQLAPNDMYQVRWDEEEDDTPELAVDSLLDLTSKYLMQVQLMGHYRSRSPELISFSNQNFYRNTLKLLPDVRVVNDEAPAIEYVKVDGLWENSINSEEADKVVELASAYFENSEQSVGIVTFNYKQQSYIRDLLDEWAIKNKKTVPESLFVKNIENVQGDERDVIIFSVGYAPDKNGRFAMQFGSLNAEKGENRLNVAVTRARHKIFLVSSILPNQLKVDHVKNLGPKLLKDYLQYAWEVSNGNYKPKGQETDINRGDWYLRKRLLDVRTEKDPELLDDMPFADLSVKANNRYVGLLLTDDNIYHQALSVKDFHAYAHLSMKEKKWKVRKVFSRQFWDSKTQTMDQIRKAFNAE
- a CDS encoding OmpA family protein; this translates as MVNYLLQKSYFFILLLLIITSTNVLGQKRNKYHSSSLSSKGTLNQISAEHQFTFHNINKTPYYHNQSKYKEIKKLEEKENLEKLLPALEEYVRNFGIQNFSRDISLLWKLGQLYEVTGDKEKAKFIYTIALKNTPNKGEDERVKQYFSNWDRNIEKNFYVPLEEYYELVDYRRNIDTLRPPKSVFLNMGELVNDIKYPDYGPTINVQSDMMIFTKRKKRLRQGKIELVESEDLWYSKNYDGFWDEAEPFDHPVNSACNEGSATISRDGKTLYFTRCKVAGFQYDCADVIGNCDIYVTHKKEDGTWGKPENLGENVNTIYWDSQPTLSHTEDTLYFASDRPGGFGLSDIWYTYKKSNGTWAKAKNMGPVINTRENEVSPFYHPKYHVLYFSSKGHLVNFGNFDIYKSTRINGQWQEPKNIGPLVNGEGSEYYFTIDSKSKDLFYAKSELKNPDNLDLHSFPLPMEAQPLATTKFSGSLKDSISGESFEGIVSIIDITNGVEVAPKFIKLDGSFEFDLIDQNEYLLVIQGDDFFRIEEKFFLDGDVNYDIKTPSIKYNKWKFASLEFEPGKSKILPKMEADLNKVVDFIVDHPTFKLKISGHTDSKGNADHNLQLSKQRAQSIKEYIVEKGKVDRDRIEALGFGSQKPLVEEKTEADRQINRRVEFEIIKPGDKNKAPEDPEAISDF